A DNA window from Amycolatopsis sp. DSM 110486 contains the following coding sequences:
- a CDS encoding TIGR02452 family protein, giving the protein MPAATATPQIEVTNESSVAAARQLGGDVACLVFASARNPGGGFLNGAQAQEEAIACSSALYACLLEAREFYEYHRANTDLRYSDRVIHSPGVPVFRDDHGALLPEATTVSFLTAAAPNLGAIKRNQPEHEASVPAVLERRAERVVEIAASHGHRKLVLGAWGCGVFENDPAVVASAFRKALAARPHFEHVTFAVLDRRAGEPAYAAFARTFGR; this is encoded by the coding sequence GTGCCCGCCGCCACCGCGACCCCGCAGATCGAGGTCACCAACGAGTCCAGCGTCGCCGCGGCGCGACAGCTCGGCGGTGACGTCGCCTGCCTGGTGTTCGCCTCCGCGCGCAACCCCGGCGGAGGATTCCTGAACGGTGCCCAAGCGCAGGAAGAGGCGATCGCCTGCAGCTCGGCGCTCTACGCGTGCCTGCTCGAAGCGCGGGAGTTCTACGAGTATCACCGCGCGAACACCGACCTCCGCTACAGCGACCGCGTCATCCACTCGCCGGGCGTGCCGGTGTTCCGCGACGACCACGGTGCCCTGCTGCCCGAGGCGACAACCGTCTCGTTCCTGACCGCGGCCGCCCCCAACCTGGGGGCGATCAAGCGCAACCAGCCAGAGCACGAAGCCTCCGTGCCGGCCGTCCTGGAGCGGCGGGCCGAGCGCGTCGTGGAGATCGCCGCGAGCCACGGGCACCGCAAGCTCGTGCTGGGTGCGTGGGGTTGCGGGGTGTTCGAGAACGATCCGGCGGTGGTGGCGAGCGCGTTCCGGAAGGCTCTCGCCGCCCGGCCGCACTTCGAGCACGTCACCTTCGCCGTGCTGGACCGGCGTGCGGGCGAACCGGCCTACGCCGCGTTCGCCCGCACGTTCGGCCGGTGA
- a CDS encoding MFS transporter, translated as MFTTTYWRWSAGVQLARLPAGMAPLAFTTVAAAVTGSYRFGGVLMAVFVVAEMAGAVPVGRLLDRVGTARGLRTLLAVVAVGLAAVAMAAEANVNEATLIALVVLPGLAGGGVAGGFRALLAAIVDEHQLTRAVAVDAMILDGVLVAGPVLVAVASVSGPFVPLFAMAGAAATAACLVPRRVVKPRTKARTKVPLKACLPWLGCQFTVGLLLSTIEVAPLPLVERLNAPPAAAPGVVALLCGASIAGSAVYAWRGRDRGPRLFLAAFVAGGTLVAANLGWVGLITGVVLIGGATGPLVTIASVNMQRLLPENRRSEGFSVSVTVQSCGFGLGSLAVGVLPLWLAPLLGVAAAVTIGWSRRPFPRGARRCDADGSVGRLLALRQQPRSLNHNAEEQGRRR; from the coding sequence ATGTTCACCACCACGTATTGGCGCTGGTCAGCAGGGGTTCAGTTGGCGCGGTTGCCCGCAGGGATGGCGCCGCTCGCGTTCACGACGGTGGCGGCGGCGGTGACCGGGTCGTATCGGTTCGGGGGTGTGTTGATGGCGGTGTTCGTCGTGGCCGAGATGGCGGGGGCGGTGCCGGTGGGGAGGTTGCTGGATCGGGTGGGGACGGCGCGCGGCCTCAGGACGCTGCTCGCGGTGGTCGCGGTGGGGCTGGCCGCCGTGGCGATGGCGGCCGAGGCCAACGTGAACGAAGCAACGCTGATCGCGCTCGTGGTCCTGCCGGGATTGGCAGGAGGTGGGGTCGCGGGTGGGTTCAGGGCGTTGCTGGCGGCGATCGTCGACGAACACCAGCTCACCAGGGCCGTCGCCGTCGACGCGATGATTCTCGACGGGGTGTTGGTGGCCGGGCCGGTGCTGGTGGCCGTGGCGAGTGTGAGTGGTCCTTTCGTGCCGTTGTTCGCGATGGCCGGCGCGGCAGCCACCGCCGCGTGTCTGGTGCCCCGGCGGGTCGTCAAACCACGGACCAAAGCAAGAACCAAGGTGCCCCTCAAAGCCTGCCTGCCCTGGCTCGGGTGTCAGTTCACCGTCGGGCTGTTGCTGTCGACGATCGAGGTCGCGCCGCTGCCCCTGGTCGAGCGACTCAACGCACCGCCCGCGGCGGCGCCGGGAGTCGTCGCCCTGCTGTGTGGCGCGAGCATCGCCGGCAGCGCGGTCTACGCGTGGCGCGGCCGTGATCGGGGGCCGAGGCTGTTCCTCGCCGCCTTCGTGGCCGGCGGGACGCTCGTCGCGGCCAACCTCGGCTGGGTGGGCTTGATCACCGGAGTCGTGCTGATCGGCGGCGCGACCGGACCGCTCGTGACGATCGCGTCCGTGAACATGCAGCGACTGCTGCCGGAGAACCGCAGGTCGGAAGGCTTCTCGGTCTCGGTCACGGTGCAGTCGTGCGGGTTCGGGCTCGGGTCGCTGGCCGTGGGGGTGCTGCCGTTGTGGCTGGCGCCGCTGCTGGGCGTCGCGGCCGCGGTCACGATCGGGTGGTCTCGACGACCCTTTCCCCGTGGTGCCCGCAGGTGCGATGCTGACGGGAGCGTCGGGCGACTATTGGCACTGCGTCAGCAACCTCGTAGCCTGAACCACAACGCCGAAGAGCAGGGGAGACGCCGATGA
- the purS gene encoding phosphoribosylformylglycinamidine synthase subunit PurS, whose product MARVVVDVMPKPEILDPQGQAVARALPRLGFTGVTEVRQGKHFELEVDDTVDDETLAKIAEGFLANPVIEQWTIRRVDA is encoded by the coding sequence GTGGCCCGAGTCGTCGTCGACGTCATGCCGAAGCCCGAAATCCTCGACCCGCAGGGCCAGGCGGTGGCCCGTGCGCTGCCGCGTCTGGGCTTCACCGGCGTCACGGAAGTGCGCCAGGGCAAGCACTTCGAGCTCGAAGTCGACGACACCGTCGACGACGAGACGCTCGCCAAGATCGCCGAGGGCTTCCTCGCGAACCCCGTGATCGAGCAGTGGACCATCCGCCGGGTGGACGCGTGA
- a CDS encoding nuclear transport factor 2 family protein, with translation MFAPEATFTIHDPQGVQVMKMTGPKEIEDVITTSVGDATAIHHLFSFTTEVYSPVAASSTVNMEDWIDDSTLKVRGYGHYHGEFAKVDGSWRIEKFVQTRLRTDVLP, from the coding sequence CTGTTCGCACCGGAGGCGACCTTCACGATCCATGACCCGCAAGGCGTCCAGGTCATGAAGATGACCGGCCCGAAGGAGATCGAGGACGTCATCACCACCAGCGTCGGCGACGCCACCGCGATCCACCACCTGTTCTCCTTCACCACCGAGGTCTACTCGCCGGTGGCTGCGTCCTCGACCGTCAACATGGAGGACTGGATCGACGACAGCACCCTCAAGGTGCGCGGCTACGGTCACTATCACGGCGAGTTCGCCAAGGTCGATGGCTCCTGGCGGATAGAGAAGTTCGTCCAGACCCGCCTGCGCACGGATGTGCTCCCGTGA
- a CDS encoding alpha-hydroxy-acid oxidizing protein encodes MTRYGDFQNEIYFAGLTGRVPTMPMVYADLEARAAQALPPSVLSYVAGGAGDEATQRGNVDAFERWGLVPRMFVGAKERDLSVDLFGLKLASPLFMAPVGVVGICTQDGHGDLATARAAARTGVPMVASTLSADPMDQVAGEFGETPGFFQLYTPTDRDLAASLVQRAETAGFKGIVVTLDTWVTGWRPRDLSTSNFPQLRGHCLANYFTDPVFRRLLGKAPEEDPMAAVGLWAQLFGNPLTWDDLPWLRSLTSLPLIVKGIQHPDDARRAIDGGVDGIYCSNHGGRQANGGLPALDCLAGVVDASGDTPVLFDSGVRSGADVIKALALGARAVGVGRPYVWGLALGGVDGAVHVLRSLLAEADLIMAVDGYPTLADLTRDSLRKVG; translated from the coding sequence ATGACGCGTTACGGCGATTTCCAGAACGAGATCTACTTCGCCGGGCTCACCGGCCGCGTCCCGACCATGCCGATGGTCTACGCCGACCTCGAAGCCCGTGCCGCGCAGGCACTCCCGCCCTCGGTGCTGTCCTATGTGGCCGGTGGTGCCGGCGACGAGGCGACTCAGCGCGGCAACGTCGACGCGTTCGAGCGCTGGGGCCTGGTGCCGCGGATGTTCGTCGGGGCCAAGGAACGCGACCTGTCGGTGGACCTGTTCGGGCTGAAGCTGGCGTCGCCGCTGTTCATGGCGCCGGTGGGCGTGGTCGGCATCTGCACGCAGGATGGCCACGGCGACCTCGCCACCGCCCGCGCCGCCGCGCGCACGGGCGTGCCGATGGTCGCGTCGACGCTCTCGGCCGACCCGATGGACCAGGTCGCGGGCGAGTTCGGGGAGACGCCCGGGTTCTTCCAGCTCTACACGCCGACTGACCGCGACCTGGCCGCGTCTTTGGTGCAGCGCGCCGAGACGGCGGGGTTCAAGGGGATCGTGGTCACGCTCGACACGTGGGTCACCGGGTGGCGCCCGCGCGACCTGAGCACGTCGAACTTCCCGCAGTTGCGCGGTCATTGTCTCGCGAACTACTTCACGGATCCCGTGTTCCGGCGCCTCCTCGGCAAGGCGCCCGAGGAGGACCCGATGGCGGCCGTCGGGCTGTGGGCCCAGCTGTTCGGCAACCCACTGACCTGGGACGACCTGCCGTGGCTGCGGTCGCTGACGTCGTTGCCGCTGATCGTGAAGGGCATCCAGCACCCGGACGACGCGCGGCGCGCCATCGACGGCGGGGTCGACGGGATCTACTGCTCCAACCACGGCGGGCGCCAGGCGAACGGTGGGCTCCCGGCGCTCGACTGCCTCGCCGGCGTGGTCGACGCTTCCGGCGACACGCCGGTGCTGTTCGACTCCGGGGTTCGCTCGGGCGCGGACGTCATCAAGGCGCTGGCGCTGGGCGCGCGGGCAGTGGGGGTCGGCCGGCCCTACGTCTGGGGCCTCGCGCTGGGCGGCGTCGACGGCGCCGTCCACGTCCTCCGCAGCCTCCTCGCCGAAGCCGACCTGATCATGGCGGTCGACGGCTACCCGACGCTCGCCGACCTCACGCGCGACAGCCTGCGGAAGGTTGGTTAG
- a CDS encoding MBL fold metallo-hydrolase: MRIVHFGHACVLLETDGERILIDPGAFSTDFERERELSAVLITHQHFDHIDGERLPKVLAANPDAKLIVDPGSVETVQKLNLQYEVANVGDAFEIGGTAVNVVGGEHAVIHSDIPVIPNIGFVLDHGAFYHPGDSFFVPEQKIDVLGLPTGAPWLKAGEAVDFLRAVAPRKSVPIHEAVLSSPALHYGLFENLAPQGTEVKVVERGVATDL, translated from the coding sequence ATGCGGATCGTCCATTTCGGACACGCCTGTGTACTTCTGGAAACCGACGGCGAGCGGATCCTGATCGACCCGGGCGCGTTCTCCACCGACTTCGAGCGCGAGCGCGAGCTGTCGGCCGTCCTCATCACCCACCAGCACTTCGACCACATCGACGGCGAGCGCCTGCCGAAGGTGCTGGCGGCGAACCCGGACGCGAAGCTGATCGTCGACCCGGGCTCGGTCGAGACCGTGCAGAAGCTGAACCTGCAGTACGAGGTCGCGAACGTCGGTGACGCCTTCGAGATCGGCGGCACCGCGGTGAACGTGGTGGGCGGTGAGCACGCCGTCATCCACAGCGACATCCCCGTGATCCCGAACATCGGCTTCGTGCTGGACCACGGCGCCTTCTACCACCCGGGCGACTCGTTCTTCGTGCCCGAGCAGAAGATCGACGTGCTCGGCCTGCCGACGGGCGCGCCGTGGCTCAAGGCCGGCGAGGCGGTGGACTTCCTGCGGGCGGTCGCGCCGCGCAAGTCCGTGCCGATCCACGAGGCGGTGCTGTCGAGCCCCGCGCTGCACTACGGCCTGTTCGAGAACCTCGCGCCGCAGGGCACCGAGGTGAAGGTCGTCGAGCGCGGCGTCGCCACCGACCTCTGA
- a CDS encoding GMC family oxidoreductase codes for MAGQDSFDYVIVGAGSAGCVLAARLSEDPAARVLLLEAGGEDTADEIHIPAAFASLFKTRWDWNYETVEQKHTGKPAYWPRGKMLGGSSSINAMIYIRGNRADYDGWRDSHGATGWGWDDVLPYFKRAEGNQRLGGALHGTDGPLQVEDRRFTHELSSAWVDSAVAWGLKRTDDFNGETQEGAGVYQVTCKRGRRWSTADAYLRPALTRPNLTVHTHAQATRVVFEGTRAVGVTYLHKGVEITARADAEVLLSGGAVNSPQLLMLSGVGPAEHLRELGIDVVAGLAGVGSNLHDHPAAGIIWSTKGTTDLVDAATPAGLIRWQLTRRGPLASNIGEAGAFFPTRDGLAAPDMQIHVAPTLFYDNGFREPTVPGFTSAATLVDVASRGRLRLKSANPLWKPEIDPAYYAEPIDLDIMKTALRSLIDIGKSGPLARFLDKPFLPTTHDLSDDALTDHIRENTQTLYHPVGTCAMGSDELAVVDPSLKVRGVEGLRVVDASVMPVVPRGNTNAPTIMVAEKAADLIRGRSA; via the coding sequence GTGGCCGGTCAGGACTCGTTCGACTACGTCATCGTCGGCGCGGGCAGCGCGGGCTGCGTACTGGCGGCCCGGCTGAGTGAGGACCCGGCCGCTCGGGTGCTGCTGCTCGAGGCCGGCGGCGAGGACACCGCCGACGAGATCCACATCCCGGCCGCGTTCGCGTCGCTGTTCAAGACGCGCTGGGACTGGAACTACGAGACCGTCGAGCAGAAGCACACCGGCAAGCCCGCCTACTGGCCGCGCGGCAAGATGCTCGGCGGCAGCTCGTCGATCAACGCCATGATCTACATCCGTGGCAACCGCGCCGACTACGACGGCTGGCGCGATTCCCACGGCGCCACCGGCTGGGGCTGGGACGACGTGCTGCCGTACTTCAAGCGCGCCGAGGGCAACCAGCGCCTCGGCGGAGCGCTGCACGGCACCGACGGCCCGCTGCAGGTCGAAGACCGTCGCTTCACCCACGAGCTCTCGAGCGCGTGGGTCGACAGCGCCGTGGCCTGGGGCTTGAAGCGCACCGACGACTTCAACGGCGAGACCCAGGAAGGCGCCGGCGTCTACCAGGTCACCTGCAAGCGCGGGCGGCGCTGGTCCACCGCCGACGCGTACCTGCGGCCCGCGTTGACCCGGCCGAACCTGACTGTCCACACCCACGCGCAGGCCACGCGGGTGGTGTTCGAGGGCACTCGCGCGGTGGGGGTGACCTACCTGCACAAGGGCGTCGAGATCACGGCGCGCGCCGACGCGGAGGTGCTGCTGTCGGGGGGCGCGGTGAACTCGCCGCAGCTGCTGATGCTGTCCGGCGTCGGGCCGGCGGAGCACCTTCGTGAGCTGGGGATCGACGTCGTCGCCGGGCTGGCGGGCGTCGGTTCGAACCTGCACGACCACCCGGCGGCCGGGATCATCTGGTCGACCAAGGGCACCACCGACCTCGTCGACGCGGCCACACCGGCGGGCCTCATCCGCTGGCAGCTGACGCGGCGCGGGCCGCTCGCGTCGAACATCGGCGAGGCCGGGGCGTTCTTCCCGACCCGCGACGGTCTCGCCGCTCCCGACATGCAGATCCACGTCGCGCCGACGTTGTTCTACGACAACGGTTTCCGCGAGCCCACCGTCCCTGGCTTCACCTCGGCGGCGACCTTGGTCGACGTCGCCAGCCGCGGCCGGTTGCGGCTGAAGTCGGCGAATCCCTTGTGGAAGCCGGAAATCGACCCGGCTTACTACGCGGAGCCGATCGACCTGGACATCATGAAGACGGCGCTGCGGTCACTGATCGACATCGGCAAGTCGGGGCCGCTCGCGCGGTTCCTGGACAAACCCTTCCTGCCCACGACCCACGACCTCTCCGACGACGCCCTCACCGACCACATCCGCGAGAACACCCAAACGCTCTACCACCCGGTGGGCACCTGCGCGATGGGCTCGGACGAGCTCGCGGTGGTCGACCCTTCACTGAAGGTGCGCGGGGTGGAGGGCCTGCGCGTCGTCGACGCCTCGGTGATGCCGGTGGTGCCGCGCGGCAACACGAACGCCCCGACGATCATGGTGGCGGAAAAGGCCGCCGACTTGATCCGGGGCCGTTCGGCTTAG
- a CDS encoding aldehyde dehydrogenase family protein has protein sequence MTAVQPKPTSVGETFDSLSPATDEVVGTYPVHTAEDVRAAVERARVAAEWWDGLGFAGRADRLRQWKGVITRRLPQLCQVVRDETGKPIADAQLESVLAIEHIAWASKHARKYLGRQRRSAGLLMSNQAATVEYRPLGVVGVIGPWNYPVYTPLGSVTYALAAGNAVVFKPSEYTPGVGKWLVDAFAEVVPEQPVLQLITGFGETGGALVTSGVDKIAFTGSTATGKKIMAAAANTLTPVVIEAGGKDPVLVDADANLDAAADATVWGAFSNSGQTCIGVERVYVHERVHDEFVAKVVEKSQNVRAGSDEDAQYGPVTMPSQLAVIRRHIADALERGGRAVLGGVDSVGDRYAQPTILVDVPEDSEAVREETFGPTVTIAKVRDMDEAVDKANATTYGLGSTVFSKSRGVELATRLRTGMTSINAPLSFAGIASLPFGGVGDSGFGRIHGPEGLREFARTKAVARQRFTAPITLTSFSRKESTDALVAKLITVMHGKR, from the coding sequence ATGACCGCCGTCCAGCCGAAGCCGACCTCGGTCGGTGAGACCTTCGATTCACTCAGCCCGGCGACCGACGAGGTCGTGGGCACGTACCCGGTGCACACCGCCGAAGACGTGCGCGCGGCGGTCGAGCGGGCGCGCGTGGCGGCGGAGTGGTGGGACGGGCTGGGCTTCGCGGGGCGCGCCGACCGGCTGCGGCAGTGGAAGGGCGTGATCACGCGCCGCCTGCCGCAGCTGTGCCAGGTCGTGCGCGACGAGACGGGCAAGCCGATCGCCGACGCCCAGCTCGAGTCCGTGCTCGCCATCGAGCACATCGCGTGGGCCTCGAAGCACGCGCGCAAATACCTCGGCCGCCAGCGCCGCTCGGCGGGCCTGCTGATGTCGAACCAGGCGGCGACGGTGGAGTACCGGCCCCTCGGCGTCGTCGGCGTGATCGGCCCGTGGAACTACCCTGTGTACACGCCGCTCGGCTCGGTCACCTACGCGCTCGCCGCCGGCAACGCCGTGGTCTTCAAGCCCAGCGAGTACACCCCGGGCGTCGGCAAGTGGCTGGTCGACGCGTTCGCCGAGGTCGTGCCGGAGCAGCCGGTGCTGCAGCTGATCACCGGGTTCGGTGAGACCGGTGGCGCGCTCGTGACGTCGGGTGTGGACAAGATCGCGTTCACCGGTTCGACGGCCACCGGCAAGAAGATCATGGCCGCGGCGGCCAACACGCTCACGCCGGTCGTGATCGAGGCCGGCGGAAAAGACCCCGTGCTCGTGGACGCCGACGCCAACCTCGACGCCGCCGCCGACGCCACCGTCTGGGGCGCCTTCTCCAACTCCGGCCAGACCTGCATCGGTGTCGAGCGGGTGTACGTCCACGAGCGCGTGCACGACGAATTCGTCGCCAAGGTCGTGGAAAAGTCGCAGAACGTGCGCGCCGGCTCCGACGAGGACGCCCAGTACGGCCCCGTCACCATGCCCTCACAGCTTGCCGTGATCCGCCGCCACATCGCCGACGCCCTCGAACGCGGCGGCCGCGCGGTGCTCGGGGGTGTAGACAGCGTCGGCGATCGTTATGCCCAACCCACCATTCTCGTCGACGTGCCGGAAGACTCCGAAGCCGTGCGCGAGGAGACGTTCGGCCCGACGGTCACCATCGCCAAGGTCCGCGACATGGACGAGGCTGTGGACAAAGCCAACGCCACCACGTACGGCCTCGGTTCCACCGTGTTCTCGAAGTCCCGCGGCGTCGAGCTCGCCACGCGGCTGCGCACCGGCATGACGTCGATCAACGCGCCGCTCTCGTTCGCCGGCATCGCGTCGCTGCCCTTCGGCGGCGTCGGCGACTCGGGCTTCGGCCGCATCCACGGGCCGGAGGGCCTGCGCGAGTTCGCCCGGACCAAGGCCGTCGCGCGGCAGCGCTTCACCGCGCCGATCACCCTGACTTCCTTCAGCCGCAAGGAATCGACCGACGCATTGGTTGCCAAGCTCATCACGGTCATGCACGGCAAGCGCTAG
- a CDS encoding alpha/beta fold hydrolase: protein MGSPQVLVPACSDQAVASLAEKWRTIDDYEVRIDRRRQIVLELGLGPINLVGMDVGGMVVYAYASRHPDEVRRLVLSETLIPGFGLEEMMNPSAEGGTYGFGFHGQVDLATFLTQGKETEYLTPFYRLTSVRPDAEEYGAAHYLPHFTGPNGIRGGFQHYGAMIEDGKANRAEFTTRLPMPVLVLNGDHGYYRGQLLAGARQVAENIETDVIAQASHAYAFDNPQATAERFRRFFAVSDTERLVIVDEIRQFMARYASTPTTNSSTSSRGCSHRRRPSRSMTRKASRS, encoded by the coding sequence TTGGGTTCGCCCCAGGTACTTGTCCCAGCCTGCTCGGACCAAGCGGTTGCCTCGCTGGCCGAGAAGTGGCGCACGATCGACGACTACGAGGTGCGCATCGACCGCCGCCGGCAGATCGTGCTCGAGCTGGGTCTCGGACCGATCAACCTGGTCGGCATGGATGTGGGCGGCATGGTGGTCTACGCGTACGCGTCACGGCACCCTGACGAGGTCCGCCGACTGGTGCTCTCCGAGACGCTGATCCCCGGCTTCGGCCTCGAGGAGATGATGAACCCGTCCGCCGAAGGCGGCACGTATGGCTTCGGCTTCCACGGCCAGGTCGATCTCGCCACGTTCCTCACGCAGGGCAAGGAAACCGAGTACCTCACACCGTTCTACCGGCTGACCTCGGTGCGGCCGGACGCCGAGGAATACGGCGCCGCCCACTATCTGCCGCATTTCACCGGCCCGAACGGCATCCGCGGCGGCTTCCAGCACTACGGCGCCATGATCGAGGACGGCAAGGCCAACCGGGCCGAGTTCACGACCCGGCTCCCGATGCCTGTGCTGGTGCTCAACGGCGACCACGGCTACTACCGCGGCCAGCTGCTGGCCGGCGCCCGACAGGTGGCCGAGAACATCGAAACCGATGTCATTGCGCAGGCTTCCCACGCGTACGCGTTCGACAACCCGCAGGCCACCGCCGAGCGATTCCGCCGATTCTTCGCGGTGTCCGATACCGAGCGGCTGGTCATCGTCGACGAGATCCGCCAGTTCATGGCCCGGTATGCCTCTACGCCGACCACAAACAGTTCGACCAGCTCGCGCGGCTGTTCGCACCGGAGGCGACCTTCACGATCCATGACCCGCAAGGCGTCCAGGTCATGA
- the purQ gene encoding phosphoribosylformylglycinamidine synthase subunit PurQ: protein MSARIGVITFPGTLDDGDAARAVRYADAEAVPLWHADADLRGVDGVVVPGGFSYGDYLRAGVIARFAPVMTSVIDAARKGMPVLGICNGFQILCEAGLLPGAMIRNVGLHFVCRDQWLRVDDNTTAWTSRYDKGAEILIPLKNNDGCYMADQSTLDMLEAEGRVAFRYVDGNPNGSRNDIAGVRSENGRIVGLMPHPEHAIDALTGPSDDGLGMFLSAVDAFAKA, encoded by the coding sequence GTGAGCGCGCGCATCGGCGTCATCACCTTCCCGGGCACGCTCGACGACGGCGACGCCGCCCGCGCGGTCCGCTACGCCGACGCCGAGGCCGTGCCCCTGTGGCACGCCGACGCCGACCTGCGCGGCGTCGACGGCGTGGTAGTCCCCGGCGGCTTCTCCTACGGCGACTACCTGCGCGCCGGCGTGATCGCCCGCTTCGCGCCGGTGATGACGTCGGTCATTGACGCCGCCCGCAAGGGCATGCCGGTCCTCGGCATCTGCAACGGCTTCCAGATCCTCTGCGAAGCCGGCCTGCTGCCCGGCGCGATGATCCGCAACGTCGGCCTGCACTTCGTGTGCCGCGACCAATGGCTGCGCGTCGACGACAACACCACGGCGTGGACCAGTCGCTACGACAAGGGCGCGGAGATCCTCATCCCGCTCAAGAACAACGACGGCTGCTACATGGCCGACCAGTCCACTTTGGACATGCTGGAAGCCGAGGGCCGCGTCGCGTTCCGCTACGTGGACGGCAACCCCAACGGCTCCCGCAACGACATCGCGGGCGTCCGCAGCGAAAACGGCCGCATCGTCGGCCTCATGCCCCACCCGGAACACGCGATCGACGCGCTGACCGGACCGTCGGACGACGGGCTCGGCATGTTCCTGAGCGCGGTCGACGCGTTCGCGAAGGCCTGA
- a CDS encoding DUF5937 family protein has product MVELVLSTAGVRFAISPLEEVIGVVRGWVGRRRLPGGVEWLGKERLDVPELAAVLGARHYITEFLSPPPATPETTADEQLTVVRGTPPGQVRVELGMVDADLTKLPRDPAAARDLLAEQLETVWHHTVEPEWARMREVLAADIAYRTRRLGEQGVAGVFEGLHPKVRVTKDSVLVDIAARQRLTLDERGLLLVPSVFAWPSVGVVTVAPWQPTLLYPARGVAGLWTEPAAAPGALAGVVGRTKAMLLTTLDRPATTTELAVRLGLAKGTVSAHLTALRAAGLTATTRQGHRVLYRRTELGDALCAGIG; this is encoded by the coding sequence ATGGTCGAGTTGGTCCTCAGCACCGCCGGAGTCCGGTTCGCGATCTCGCCGCTCGAGGAGGTCATCGGGGTGGTGCGCGGGTGGGTGGGGAGGCGCCGGTTGCCCGGAGGGGTCGAGTGGCTGGGTAAGGAGCGGCTGGACGTGCCGGAGTTGGCGGCGGTGCTCGGGGCGCGGCACTACATCACGGAGTTCCTCTCACCACCACCGGCGACGCCCGAGACCACAGCCGACGAGCAGTTGACCGTGGTCAGGGGGACGCCGCCGGGGCAGGTGCGGGTCGAGCTGGGGATGGTGGACGCCGACCTGACGAAGCTGCCGCGGGATCCGGCCGCGGCGCGGGACCTGCTGGCGGAGCAGCTCGAGACCGTGTGGCATCACACCGTCGAGCCGGAGTGGGCGCGGATGCGGGAGGTGCTCGCGGCGGACATCGCGTACCGGACGCGGCGGCTGGGTGAGCAGGGCGTGGCGGGGGTGTTCGAGGGGCTGCACCCGAAGGTGCGGGTCACCAAGGACTCCGTGCTGGTCGACATAGCGGCACGGCAGCGACTCACACTCGACGAGCGGGGGCTGCTGCTGGTGCCGAGCGTGTTCGCGTGGCCGTCGGTCGGGGTGGTGACCGTGGCGCCGTGGCAGCCGACGTTGTTGTACCCCGCGAGGGGTGTGGCCGGCCTGTGGACGGAGCCGGCGGCGGCGCCGGGGGCGCTGGCCGGAGTGGTGGGGCGGACGAAGGCGATGTTGCTCACCACGTTGGACCGGCCGGCCACCACCACGGAGCTCGCCGTGCGGCTCGGGCTGGCAAAGGGGACCGTTTCCGCGCACCTCACGGCGTTGCGGGCCGCGGGCCTGACCGCGACGACGCGCCAGGGCCACCGGGTGCTCTACCGGCGGACCGAGCTTGGCGACGCGCTCTGCGCGGGCATAGGGTGA
- a CDS encoding TetR/AcrR family transcriptional regulator: MNRSTRARPTDDELLDAARTVFVDCGFRATTMNAIADRSGSTKPTLYAHFGDKNTLYRRLLDREAAACRARLFAEYERNDGLGLRTQVAADTQALFDYAAAEPDGFRLLFGVDITSDTIAVRELLLADIDEQVTRRIRAYLTARGLPARDDERRLANILVGVATTSARHAIDHGLDLTSAARLAADFSTAALVNLPAVPSS, from the coding sequence ATGAACCGCTCCACCCGCGCCCGCCCCACCGACGACGAGCTGCTCGATGCCGCCAGGACGGTTTTCGTGGACTGCGGCTTCCGCGCCACCACCATGAACGCGATCGCGGACCGCAGCGGTTCGACGAAACCCACGCTTTACGCCCACTTCGGCGACAAGAACACCCTCTACCGACGCCTGCTGGACCGCGAGGCGGCGGCCTGCAGAGCGCGGCTGTTCGCCGAGTACGAACGCAACGACGGCCTCGGCCTGCGCACCCAGGTCGCCGCCGACACCCAGGCCCTGTTCGACTACGCGGCCGCCGAACCGGACGGCTTCCGCCTCCTGTTCGGCGTCGACATCACCAGCGACACGATCGCCGTGCGCGAGCTCCTCCTCGCCGACATCGACGAACAGGTCACCCGTCGCATCCGCGCCTACCTCACCGCCCGCGGCCTACCCGCACGCGACGACGAACGCCGGCTCGCCAACATCCTCGTCGGCGTCGCCACGACCTCCGCCCGCCACGCGATCGACCACGGCCTCGACCTGACGTCGGCGGCTCGGCTCGCCGCGGATTTCTCCACGGCGGCGCTGGTCAACCTTCCAGCCGTGCCATCGAGCTGA